AAAATCGAGCATTGGCGATGCTATGATTGTAGCATCAGGACGCTCAAACCGTCATGTGGGCGCGATCGCAGATCATCTGCTGCGCGATATGAAAGCGGCTGGCTATGGCACGGCTGCCGTGGAAGGATTGCCGCATTGTGATTGGGTTTTGATCGATACTGGCGATTTGGTCATCCATATTTTCCGACCCGAAGTGCGTGAATTCTATAACCTTGAAAAAATGTGGTCAGCGGACGTTGATGCTGAGCCGGTGACCGCCAACGCTTGATGGCTTTTGCCGCCTTTAAGAGTATGCATGGATATGGGAGGAATTAGATGAAGCTTTCCCTCCATGTTGTTGGGCGCATGAAAAACGGTCCTGAAAAGGAGCTTTTTGAGCGATATTGGAAACGTTCGATTTCCGTTGGCAAGGCTCAGGGCATTACTTCTCTTTTGGTGCGTGAGTTGAATGAAAGCAAAGCTGGGCGTTCGCGTGAACGCATGGCGCAAGAGGGCGCTAATATTTTGAAAGCCCTTGATGACAAAGCCTATGTCATTGCGCTTGACGAGCGCGGGAAAACAAAGGCCAGCCCTGATTTTGCAAAAATGGTGCGCCAAAGGCGCGATGATGGGCAAGGTGAGATGGTTTTTGTTATTGGCGGCGCAGATGGTCTCGATGAGACGGTGAGGGCGCGTGCGAATCAATTACTTAGCTTTGGGGCAATGACTTGGCCGCATCAGCTTGTGCGCATCATGGTTGCTGAGCAGATTTATCGTTCATTCTCAATTTTGGCAGGCCACCCCTATCATAAGATTTGAATCAGCCTTCGTATTTCTTGCCTTTTAATTCTAAGTTAACCAAGATATTTGGTTATATGTGCTATGTATTTTGTGACCATTGTAAAATGAGAATACAGGTAAAATGGAACGGATGAGTGCAGCGATGAAGGGCAATCCAGCAAAGGCTTCTGTGAAGGCCCTGCTTGGCGTGTGCGTGCTTGCTCTGGTTTCTGTGACGGCTTATTCACAAGATGCGCTCTTACCTAATCTTGAGGGTGAAATTACATTTGAAAGTGCTGAGCCACCCGCCTTTGAGCCACGAGCACTGGACCCATCTTATACTGAAGCTTTATCGGCGGCCCAGCGTAGAAAAGCGGAGAATGAAGAGGCATTGCGACGCCTCAATGACGCTATGATCGTGTCCACTGAGCGGCAGGCAGAACTCGCCCAAAGTGTTGCAGCACTTGATACAGACCGTGAAGCTCTCGTTGATCAATTAATTGCAACAGCTAGGTCTATACAAAATCTGGAAGATGCATTGACCGACACGGAGCAGAAGCTCCTCAATCTTGTTGATGAAGAAAAACGTATTCAACTATCACTTGTGGAACGGCGAGCCATTTTAGCTGAGGTGTTGGCTGCTTTACAGCGCATGGGGCAAAATCCGCCGCCTGCTATTGTGGTCAATGCCAGTGATGCGCTTCAATCTGTGCGCAGTGCTATTTTGCTTGGGTCTGTTTTGCCTGAGTTGAAATCTGAAGCAGAAGCGCTCAACAAAGATTTGAAAGCGCTCAGTGATGTGAAGCTGGCTGTACAAGTGGAACGAAAGGAATTGATTGATCAAGAACGACAATTGAGTGAAGAGCAGTTGCGGCTGGATTTGCTCATAAAAGAGAATCAAAATTTACGAGTGATATCGGATGAAAAACGACTCCAAGAGCGCGAAAAGGTAAGGGCTCTTGCGCGTGATGCTACAAATTTACGTGATCTGGTTAGCCGAATAACGTCGGAAATTTCGAGTGTTACTCAAGAAGTGACAAGCGCTGAAGTGGCGGCAAGACGTGAGGCTGATGCGCGTCGTGCAGCGCATGAAGCGCAGCAACAACGCGACGTTGAGGTTTTGAGCAGCTTGCGCCCTGAGGCCTCTAATGATGGTGGTGATACGTTGTCCTCACGCAATAGGGAGACGGCTGCTCAAGAGGGGGGTCCTCTTGGAGCAACCAGAACCAGCCTGCCGCAACGTGTTGTAGATTATTCAGATATTCTCAAAGATAATGAGGCGCGGAATGCGTCTGTTACTTTCGCTAAACTGAAGGGATTGCTTCGATTCCCAGCGCGCGGCACAGAATTGACAACATTTGGTGGTTCAGATGGCTTGGGAGGAATTTCAAAAGGAATAACGCTTGCCACTCGTCCAAAAACTCCTGTTACAGCCCCCGCACCGGGGCGCGTTGTCTTTGCTGGCCCATTCCCAGGTTATGAACGGCTCTTGATTATAGATGTTGGTGATGGTTATCATATTGTATTGGCAGGTATGGGGAAAATTAATGTCAATATTGGAGATTACGTTAAGGCGGGACAGCCCGTCGCTATCATGGGCGGCAAAAGACTTGCCCGTCTTGCAGGATTGCCTGTAGATATAGTCTCAGCACTGGATAATGATTTTTCCAGTAGCCAAACGCAGCCTGTACTATATGTTGAGTTTAGGAAAAACAGTAAGTCAATTAATTCATCGCCCTGGTGGGCCAATTTGTAGAAAGAGGCACGCATCGTGTTCCGTAAAATTTCTTTTTTAATGGTCGGTATTGTTGTTGGAGGCTTCGGCGTTTCGATACTTTCTGAAAGCGGTTTTTTTTCAGGCACTCCTGCTGAAGCAGCGAGTCGCAGCACTTATCGCCAACTTCATTTATTCGGTGATGTTTTTGAGCGTATTCGTTCAGATTATGTTGAGGAGCCGGAAGAAGAAAAACTCATTGAATCTGCTATCAACGGCATGCTTGCTGGCCTCGACCCGCATTCCAGCTATCTATCACCGAAGACATT
This window of the Hyphomicrobiales bacterium genome carries:
- the rlmH gene encoding 23S rRNA (pseudouridine(1915)-N(3))-methyltransferase RlmH, with the protein product MKLSLHVVGRMKNGPEKELFERYWKRSISVGKAQGITSLLVRELNESKAGRSRERMAQEGANILKALDDKAYVIALDERGKTKASPDFAKMVRQRRDDGQGEMVFVIGGADGLDETVRARANQLLSFGAMTWPHQLVRIMVAEQIYRSFSILAGHPYHKI
- the rsfS gene encoding ribosome silencing factor, with the protein product MIGSLPSSIVGAYEAAITSLENAKAEEIITINISEKSSIGDAMIVASGRSNRHVGAIADHLLRDMKAAGYGTAAVEGLPHCDWVLIDTGDLVIHIFRPEVREFYNLEKMWSADVDAEPVTANA
- a CDS encoding peptidoglycan DD-metalloendopeptidase family protein, with product MERMSAAMKGNPAKASVKALLGVCVLALVSVTAYSQDALLPNLEGEITFESAEPPAFEPRALDPSYTEALSAAQRRKAENEEALRRLNDAMIVSTERQAELAQSVAALDTDREALVDQLIATARSIQNLEDALTDTEQKLLNLVDEEKRIQLSLVERRAILAEVLAALQRMGQNPPPAIVVNASDALQSVRSAILLGSVLPELKSEAEALNKDLKALSDVKLAVQVERKELIDQERQLSEEQLRLDLLIKENQNLRVISDEKRLQEREKVRALARDATNLRDLVSRITSEISSVTQEVTSAEVAARREADARRAAHEAQQQRDVEVLSSLRPEASNDGGDTLSSRNRETAAQEGGPLGATRTSLPQRVVDYSDILKDNEARNASVTFAKLKGLLRFPARGTELTTFGGSDGLGGISKGITLATRPKTPVTAPAPGRVVFAGPFPGYERLLIIDVGDGYHIVLAGMGKINVNIGDYVKAGQPVAIMGGKRLARLAGLPVDIVSALDNDFSSSQTQPVLYVEFRKNSKSINSSPWWANL